A part of Neoarius graeffei isolate fNeoGra1 chromosome 8, fNeoGra1.pri, whole genome shotgun sequence genomic DNA contains:
- the LOC132890987 gene encoding olfactomedin-4-like produces the protein MKLSLLSILFLVLFSQCVSGKDCACELKNSQRPFPMEKLNSIRTAAKQCSKSITPTQLTEVDVLMLGVQQRLEQLEESVSVLENEDDGDLYGAVSVRIIELELAEILELMGKLNKTINFHKQLNESTASKLQNMTQGMQELEAFDLLQVVSKQRENQRIKQDLAECKNELRATPPPPTPHPRRCSQGELVNVTGPRTYVLTQYGTSYSYGAWGKDPKPAPGKEDMYWLVALTSSNAYANYVRHYTSLSTILVGVDPTDSVISSSNPTTNTIVGPNVVQYEDALYYGCYNTPSVCRFNISSRSVTNTPLPENSGFNNKFPYGHLDATYIYTDLDFATDESGVWVVYTGKDNFGNVILSEVIEGSPPSLGRTWRTSLHKRTATNTFMVCGVLYATRFLDKETEEIFYSFDTETREERYDLKIHIKKMQTNIQSLNYNPQDQMLYAYSDAHIVSYDTVFQ, from the exons tgtgtgagtgGGAAGGACTGTGCGTGTGAGCTGAAGAACTCACAGCGTCCTTTCCCAATGGAGAAACTCAACTCCATCCGTACTGCAGCAAAGCAATGCAGCAAGAGCATCACTCCAACACAG ttgACAGAGGTGGATGTACTGATGCTGGGAGTGCAGCAGCGGCTAGAGCAGCTGGAGGAGAGCGTGTCCGTGTTGGAGAATGAGGACGATGGTGATCTGTACGGAGCCGTCTCAGTGCGAATCATCGAGCTCGAGCTTGCTGAGATCCTGGAACTCATGGGGAAACTGAATAAAACCATCAACTTCCACAAGCAGCTCAATGAAAGCACGGCCTCCAAG CTGCAAAACATGACGCAGGGCATGCAGGAGCTCGAGGCTTTTGATCTTCTGCAAGTGGTGAGCAAACAGCGAGAaaatcagcgcataaagcaagacTTGGCTGAGTGTAAGAATGAGCTTCGGGCCACCCCTCCGCCTCCCACTCCTCATCCAC GACGCTGTTCACAAGGCGAGTTGGTCAATGTGACCGGTCCTAGAACTTACGTCCTCACCCAGTATGGAACCTCATACTCTTACGGCGCTTGGGGAAAAGACCCGAAACCTGCTCCAGGAAAGGAGGACATGTACTGGTTGGTAGCTctgaccagcagcaatgcttatgCCAACTATGTGCGGCATTACACCAGTTTGAGCACTATACTGGTAGGTGTAGATCCTACGGACTCTGTCATCTCTTCCTCAAACCCCACCACAAACACCATCGTCGGCCCAAACGTGGTGCAGTACGAAGATGCGCTATATTACGGCTGCTATAATACACCCTCTGTGTGTCGCTTTAACATCTCCAGCCGTTCCGTCACCAATACACCACTTCCAGAAAACTCTGGCTTCAATAACAAGTTTCCTTATGGCCACCTGGATGCCACGTACATCTACACAGACTTGGATTTTGCCACGGACGAATCTGGTGTCTGGGTCGTCTACACAGGAAAAGACAATTTTGGTAACGTGATCCTTAGTGAAGTGATCGAAGGAAGTCCTCCGTCTTTGGGCCGAACGTGGCGGAcgtcactgcacaagcgcactGCCACTAACACCTTCATGGTGTGCGGAGTGCTTTACGCCACACGCTTCCTGGACAAAGAGACGGAAGAAATTTTCTACTCATTCGACACAGAGACAAGGGAAGAGCGCTATGATCTGAAGATCCACATCAAGAAAATGCAGACCAATATCCAGTCTCTGAATTACAACCCACAAGACCAAATGCTCTACGCCTACAGTGATGCACACATCGTCTCGTACGACACTGTCTTTCAGTAA